One window of Oryza brachyantha chromosome 12, ObraRS2, whole genome shotgun sequence genomic DNA carries:
- the LOC102722628 gene encoding probable sugar phosphate/phosphate translocator At4g32390: MGGTGDDGDKLPVSNGKGTATAMEVVSSSSPAPAPSVLKSVLLSYAYVSVWITLSFSVIVYNKYILDPKMYNWPFPVSLTMIHMAFCASLAVVLVRVFRVVAVPASPPMTPSLYAASVVPIGALYALSLWFSNSAYIYLSVSFIQMLKALMPVAVYSLAVAFRTDSFRRASMLNMLGISAGVAVAAYGEARFDAFGVLLQLAAVAAEATRLVLIQILLTSKGMSLNPITSLYYIAPCCLVFLTVPWYFVELPRLRAAAGAVRPDVFVFGTNSLCAFALNLAVFLLVGKTSALTMNVAGVVKDWLLIAFSWTVIKDSVTPVNLVGYGIAFLGVAYYNHAKLQGLKAKEVERRAASMAAAKGGDAEAGARLLPEKDDGDDQKN, translated from the coding sequence ATGGGCGGcaccggcgacgatggcgacaAGCTCCCCGTCAGCAATGGCAAGGGCACCGCTACAGCCATGGAGGttgtgtcgtcgtcgtccccggcgccggcgccgtcggttCTCAAGTCGGTGCTGCTCTCCTACGCGTACGTGAGCGTGTGGATCACACTGAGCTTCTCGGTGATCGTGTACAACAAGTACATCCTCGACCCCAAGATGTACAACTGGCccttccccgtctccctcacCATGATCCACATGGCCTTCTgcgcctccctcgccgtcgTGCTCGTCCGCGTCttccgcgtcgtcgccgtgccggcgtcgccgcccaTGACGCCCAGCCTCTACGCCGCCTCCGTCGTGCCCATCGGCGCGCTGTACGCGCTCTCGCTCTGGTTCTCCAACTCCGCCTACATCTACCTCTCCGTCTCCTTCATCCAGATGCTCAAGGCGCTCATGCCCGTCGCTGTCTactccctcgccgtcgccttccGCACCGACTCCTTCCGCCGCGCCTCCATGCTCAACATGCTCGGCATATCCgcgggcgtcgccgtcgccgcctacgGCGAGGCGCGGTTCGACGCGTTCGGCGTCCTACtgcagctcgccgccgtcgccgccgaggccaCGCGGCTCGTGCTCATCCAGATACTGCTCACCTCCAAGGGCATGTCGCTGAACCCCATCACCTCGCTCTACTACATCGCGCCGTGCTGCCTGGTGTTCCTGACCGTGCCATGGTACTTCGTTGAGCTGCCGAggctgcgcgccgccgcgggcgccgtCCGGCCCGATGTGTTCGTGTTCGGGACGAACTCGCTGTGCGCGTTCGCGCTCAACCTGGCGGTGTTCCTGCTGGTGGGGAAGACGTCGGCGCTGACCATGAACGTGGCCGGCGTCGTGAAGGACTGGCTGCTCATTGCCTTCTCCTGGACGGTGATCAAGGACAGCGTCACGCCCGTCAACCTAGTCGGCTATGGCATTGCCTTCCTCGGCGTCGCCTACTACAACCATGCCAAGCTACAGGGGCTCAAGGCCAAGGAGGTCGAGAGGAGGGCCGCGTCAATGGCCGCAGCGAAGGGTGGTGACGCGGAAGCCGGGGCGCGCCTGCTACCGGAGAAAGACGACGGTGATGATCAGAAGAACTGA
- the LOC102717758 gene encoding heterogeneous nuclear ribonucleoprotein Q-like, which produces MPRRTENAASANSVEPTKPEECLEFDEEEEVEEEEIEYEEIEEEVEEEEGEEEEEEEEDEDEDVVEEVEEEEEESDETEVSREVDARHTRESKFKGVHQKDGIEKEKYAELLALPPHGSEVYFGGISSDISSEDLKKLCEPVGEVVEVRMMKGKDDSRGYAFVTFRTKDLALEAVRELNNAKLKGKRIRVSSSQAKNKLFIGNVPHSWTQDDFRKAVEEVGPGVLKADLMKVSSTNRNRGYGFVEYYNHACAEYARQKMSTPTFKLDTNAPTVSWADPKNNDSASTSQVKSVYVKNLPKNVTQAQLKNLFERHGEITKVVLPPSRGGHDNRYGFVHFKDRSMAMRALQNTERYELAGQVLDCSLAKPAATDKKDERVSLPSSNGAPLLPSYPPLGYGIMSVPSAYGVAPASITQPMLYAPRAPPGPAMVPMMLPDGRLVYVVQQPGGQLPLSSPPPQQAGRHGGSGGRHGGGGGGSSGSRPGAKRQRGDDTSSSRNKGRRRPY; this is translated from the exons ATGCCAAGGAGGACAGAAAATGCTGCTTCTGCCAATTCAGTTGAACCAACCAAACCAGAAGAATGCTTGGAGtttgatgaggaggaggaggtagaAGAGGAGGAAATTGAATATGAAGAAATTGAGGAGGAGgtagaggaagaggagggggaggaggaggaggaggaggaggaggatgaagatgaagatgttgTGGAGGAAgttgaggaggaagaagaggaatcTGATGAAACTGAAGTTTCACGTGAAGTTGATGCTAGACATACCAGGGAAAGTAAATTTAAAGGTGTTCACCAGAAGGATGgtattgaaaaagaaaagtacgCTGAGCTTTTAGCTCTTCCTCCGCATGGTTCTGAAGTATATTTTGGGGGCATCTCCAGTGATATATCTTCTGAAGATCTGAAGAAATTATGTGAACCAgttggagaagttgttgaa GTGAGAATGATGAAAGGAAAGGACGATAGCAGGGGATATGCTTTTGTTACTTTTAGAACTAAAGATTTGGCATTAGAGGCTGTCCGAGAATTGAACAATGCAAAACTGAAG GGAAAGCGTATAAGGGTTTCTTCTTCCCAGGCTAAGAACAAGCTATTCATTGGGAATGTACCCCACAGTTGGACACAGGATGATTTCAGAAAGGCTGTGGAGGAAGTTGGTCCAGGAGTATTAAAAGCTGATCTCATGAAG GTCTCAAGTACAAATCGCAATCGGGGTTATGGTTTTGTTGAATACTACAACCATGCATGTGCAGAGTATGCAAGGCAGAAGATGTCTACCCCAACATTCAAACTAGATACAAACGCCCCTACTGTCAGCTGGGCAGATCCTAAGAATAATGATTCAGCCTCTACTTCTCAG GTGAAATCTGTATACGTCAAAAACCTGCCCAAGAATGTTACTCAAGCACAGCTGAAAAATCTGTTTGAGCGCCATGGGGAAATTACAAAAGTTGTTCTTCCTCCTTCAAGAGGAGGTCATGATAATAGGTATGGTTTTGTTCACTTTAAAGATAGGTCCATGGCCATGAGGGCTCTGCAGAACACAGAGAGATATGAGCTTGCTG GTCAGGTCCTGGATTGCTCACTTGCGAAACCTGCTGCTACTGATAAGAAGGATGAAAGAGTATCACTGCCTAGTTCAAATGGAGCTCCATTGCTCCCTAGTTATCCTCCACTTGGATATGGTATCATGTCGGTACCAAGTGCCTATGGTGTTGCTCCTGCTAGTATTACACAG CCCATGCTGTATGCTCCAAGAGCTCCTCCAGGTCCAGCAATGGTTCCAATGATGTTACCGGATGGCCGTCTCGTATATGTTGT ACAACAGCCTGGTGGGCAGCTGCCGCTGTCTTCGCCTCCGCCACAGCAAGCTGGACGTCATGGCGGCAGTGGAGGACgtcacggcggtggcggtggcggctccAGCGGTAGCAGGCCAGGTGCAAAGCGGCAGAGAGGAGATGACACCAGCAGTAGCCGCAACAAAGGACGGCGCCGCCCGTACTGA
- the LOC121055968 gene encoding scarecrow-like protein 30: MEPTALPSPVAAMATDDVVLPYISRMLMEEDMDDDMFFSLYPDHPALLEAQQPFAQILSSSSALSSGISNHVSGGKSFTGVLDSAPMAEKARNFSGEDSLEGSAALMMMQGSDNGMGRKGSRHGEDEQEVELGRASKLMATPDEDDDDGVGEMLERMMLNGDEACHTEMKAPSVPEKKKAGGKAARRRQAKAEVVDLRELLLSCAQAVSSGSRRRAGELLEQIKRHSSPTGDATERLAHYFADGLEARLAGAGAVSLDHRQLAAAERASTMELLEAYQLFMAACCFKWVAFAFANKTILRAAEGRSKLHIVDYGAQYHGLQWPRLLQWLAEREGGPPEVRMTLVGQPQPGFRPNRLLESTGRRLGNCARAFGLPFKFRAIATARWETVTAEDIVGADPDEAEAVVVNDVLSLGTLMDESGVFDDPSPRDMVLGNIRGMRPAVFVQAVVNGAHGAPFFFSSLFNMLDATTPKEGRHLRVVLERDVLRRAAVGVIAGEGAERVERRETYRQWQARNQRAGLRQVEMEKEVVEAVRRRVRKRHHEEFVIEEDRGWLLQGWKGRILYAHSAWAPPEG, from the coding sequence ATGGAGCCAAcggcgctgccgtcgccggtcgccgccatggcgacCGACGATGTGGTTCTCCCGTACATCTCGCGTATGCTTATGGAGGAAGACATGGACGACGACATGTTCTTCTCCCTGTACCCCGACCACCCCGCGCTCCTTGAGGCGCAGCAGCCGTTCGCCCAGATCCTGTCGTCCTCGTCGGCTCTCTCCTCTGGCATCTCCAACCACGTCAGTGGCGGCAAATCCTTCACCGGTGTTCTGGACAGTGCGCCAATGGCGGAGAAGGCGAGGAATTTCTCCGGTGAGGACAGCCTGGAGGGTTCTGCTGCCTTGATGATGATGCAGGGGAGCGACAATGGCATGGGACGGAAGGGTAGTAggcacggcgaggacgagcagGAAgtcgagctgggccgggcgagCAAACTGATGGCGACGCCGGATgaggatgacgacgatggCGTCGGCGAGATGTTGGAGCGGATGATGCTCAACGGGGACGAGGCATGCCACACAGAGATGAAGGCGCCGAGCGTCCCAGAGAAGAAAAAGGCCGGCGggaaggcggcgcggcggaggcaggCGAAGGCGGAGGTAGTGGACCTGCGCGAGCTGCTCTTGTCATGCGCGCAGGCGGTGTCATCGGGCAGCCGCCGGAGAGCCGGCGAACTCCTGGAGCAGATCAAGCGGCACTCTTCGCCGACAGGGGACGCCACCGAGCGGCTGGCACATTACTTCGCCGACGGTCTGGAGGCGCGGCTGGCCGGGGCCGGAGCGGTGAGCCTGGATCACCGGCAGCTTGCGGCCGCCGAGCGCGCCTCGACCATGGAATTGCTGGAGGCGTACCAGCTGTTCATGGCGGCGTGCTGCTTCAAGTGGGTGGCGTTCGCGTTCGCCAACAAGACCATCCTACGCGCGGCGGAAGGGAGGAGCAAGCTCCACATTGTGGACTACGGCGCGCAGTATCACGGCCTCCAGTGGCCACGCTTGCTGCAGTGGCTGGCGGAGAGGGAAGGCGGCCCGCCGGAGGTGAGGATGACGCTCGTCGGCCAACCCCAGCCCGGGTTCCGTCCGAACCGACTGCTCGAGAGCACGGGACGCCGGCTCGGCAACTGCGCGCGCGCGTTCGGCCTCCCGTTCAAGTTCCGCGCCATCGCCACAGCGAGGTGGGAGACGGTCACCGCCGAGGACATCGTCGGCGCCGACCccgacgaggcggaggcggtcgtCGTCAACGACGTGCTCAGCCTGGGCACCCTCATGGACGAGAGCGGCGTGTTCGACGACCCGAGCCCGAGGGACATGGTCCTCGGCAACATCCGCGGCATGCGCCCGGCGGTGTTCGTCCAGGCCGTGGTGAACGGCGCCCACGGCGCgcccttcttcttctcgtcGCTGTTCAACATGCTGGACGCCACGACGCCCAAGGAGGGGAGGCACCTGCGGGTGGTGCTGGAGCGGGACGtgctgcggcgggcggcggtgggggtgATCGCGGGCGAGGGGGCAGAGCGGGTGGAGCGGCGGGAGACGTACAGGCAGTGGCAGGCGAGGAACCAGCGGGCGGGGCTGAGGCAGGTGGAGATGGagaaggaggtggtggaggcggtgcggCGGAGGGTGAGGAAGCGGCACCACGAGGAGTTCGTGATCGAGGAGGATCGTGGGTGGTTGCTGCAGGGGTGGAAGGGCCGCATCCTCTACGCTCACTCCGCCTGGGCACCGCCCGAGGGTTGA
- the LOC102699357 gene encoding mitochondrial acidic protein mam33 has product MLLRRLATSVLRRGANDGSALAAVRAEIAHELSSSHASSSPPSLQSQDISDFSAVSDASRGQEVLLRRRDASEEVLVSALLAPLRFEGDEPLPRDALMKIFVSKPGLKPVLRFDCRAFADEGDGGAADYDVTAVCYHSIAGDAGEDKYEGPEFRDLDPRLQVALKGHLVTRGVNSKLASSLVHHLIKKEHWQYVNWLKTLEEMFSKDQ; this is encoded by the exons ATGCTGCTGCGCCGCCTGGCAACGTCCGTCCTCCGCCGTGGCGCCAACGACGGCAGCGCCCTggccgccgtccgcgccgAGATCGCGCAtgagctctcctcctcccatgcctcttcctctcccccaTCACTCCAATCGCAG GACATTTCCGACTTCTCCGCCGTGTCCGATGCGTCGCGTGGGCAGGAGGTACTCCTGCGCCGCCGGGATGCTTCCGAGGAGGTTCTCGTGTcggcgctgctcgcgccgctgcGGTTTGAAGGGGATGAGCCGCTGCCCAGGGATGCGCTCATGAAGATCTTCGTCAGTAAGCCTGGTTTGAAGCCGGTGTTGCGGTTCGACTGTCGCGCGTTTGCAGATGAaggtgacggcggcgctgctgaCTATGATGTTACTGCTGTTTGTTATCACTCAATTGCTGGCGACGCTGGAGAAGACAAGTATGAAGGACCGGAGTTCAG AGATTTGGATCCACGGTTACAGGTTGCACTGAAAGGACATCTAGTGACAAGAGGCGTTAACTCCAAACTGGCAAGCTCACTTGTCCATCACTTGATTAAAAAGGAGCACTGGCAGTACGTGAACTGGTTGAAAACTTTGGAAGAAATGTTCAGCAAAGATCAATAG
- the LOC107305542 gene encoding probable calcium-transporting ATPase 8, plasma membrane-type, giving the protein MEKLDRYLQEHFDLPAKNPSEEAQRRWRKAVGTIVKNRRRRFRWVPDLDRRSLDKAKVRSTQEKIRVALYVQQAALIFSDGAKKKEYKLTEDIIKARFSINPDELALITSKHDSKSLKMHGGVDGISKKVRSTFDCGICASDLDTRQNIYGVNRYVEKPSRSFWMFVWDALQDMTLIILMVCALLSAVVGLASEGWPKGMYDGLGIILSIFLVVMVTALSDYKQSLQFKELDNEKKKIFINVTRDGRRQKISIYDLVVGDIVHLSIGDQVPADGLYIHGYSLLIDESSLSGESDPVYVSQDKPFILAGTKVQDGSAKMIVTAVGMRTEWGKLMSTLSEGGEDETPLQVKLNGVATIIGKIGLLFAVLTFLVLMVRFLVEKAMTVGLLKWNSTDALTIVNYFATAVTIIVVAVPEGLPLAVTLSLAFAMKKLMNDKALVRHLSACETMGSAGTICTDKTGTLTTNHMVVDKIWIAEVSKSVTGNNNFEDLSSMVPSGTRSLLLQGIFENTSAEVVKEKDGKQTVLGTPTERAILEFGLSLEGDCDAEYTTCTKVKVEPFNSVKKKMAVLVSLPGGTARWFCKGASEIILQMCSMVIDSDGNVIPLSEAKRKNILDTINSFASDALRTLCLAYKEVDGVDEDADSPTSGFTLLAIFGIKDPVRPGVEDAVKTCMSAGINVRMVTGDNINTAKAIAKECGILTDGGIAIEGPEFHSKSPEEMRNLIPNIQVMARSLPLDKHMLVTNLRGMFDEVVSVTGDGTNDAPALHEADIGLAMGIAGTEVAKESADVIVLDDNFTTIINVARWGRAVYINIQKFVQFQLTVNIVALVINFVSACITGSAPLTAVQLLWVNMIMDTLGALALATEPPNDEMMKRPPVRRGESFITKVMWRNIMGQSLYQLFVLGALMFGGERLLNIKGADSKSIINTLIFNSFVFCQVFNEINSREMQKINIFRGIISNWIFMAVIAATVAFQVVIIEFLGTFASTVPLNWQHWLLSVGLGSISLIVGVILKCIPVGSSENSATPNGYRRLASGPDDI; this is encoded by the exons ATGGAGAAGCTGGACAGGTACCTGCAGGAGCACTTCGATCTGCCGGCCAAGAACCCGTCCGAGGAGGCGCAGCGCCGATGGCGGAAGGCCGTCGGCACCATCGTCaagaaccgccgccgccgcttccgctGGGTGCCCGACCTCGACCGCCGCTCCTTGGACAAAGCCAAGGTCCGCTCCACCCAG GAAAAGATTCGTGTTGCCCTCTATGTGCAACAGGCTGCACTCATTTTTAGCGATG GTGCCAAAAAGAAAGAGTACAAACTAACAGAGGACATTATTAAAGCTCGATTTTCAATCAATCCAGATGAACTAGCATTGATCACAAGCAAGCATGATTCGAAATCTTTAAAGATGCATGGTGGGGTAGATGGGATATCTAAAAAAGTCCGTTCAACATTTGATTGTGGCATATGTGCTAGTGACTTAGATACAAGACAAAACATATATGGCGTCAACCGTTATGTAGAGAAGCCTTCAAGAAGTTTCTGGATGTTTGTTTGGGATGCATTGCAGGACATGACCCTTATCATTCTTATGGTCTGTGCATTGCTATCTGCTGTAGTTGGTCTGGCATCAGAGGGTTGGCCGAAGGGCATGTATGATGGCTTGGGAATAATACTCAGCATTTTCTTAGTTGTGATGGTTACTGCTCTTAGTGATTATAAGCAGTCACTACAGTTTAAGGAGCTAGACAACGAAAAGAAGAAGATATTTATCAATGTAACCAGAGATGGTCGTCGACAGAAGATCTCTATATATGACTTGGTAGTTGGTGATATTGTTCATCTGTCGATTGGAGATCAAGTACCTGCTGATGGATTGTATATCCATGGATACTCCCTTTTGATTGATGAGTCCAGTTTATCCGGTGAGAGTGACCCGGTGTATGTTTCCCAAGATAAGCCATTCATCTTGGCAGGAACTAAAGTACAAGATGGATCTGCTAAGATGATAGTAACTGCTGTCGGTATGCGCACTGAATGGGGAAAGTTGATGAGCACATTGagcgagggaggagaggatgaGACACCACTGCAGGTTAAACTAAATGGTGTTGCGACCATTATAGGAAAGATTGGACTGTTATTTGCCGTATTGACATTTTTAGTTCTGATGGTGAGATTCCTTGTTGAAAAAGCCATGACCGTTGGTCTGCTGAAATGGAATTCTACTGATGCATTGACTATAGTAAACTACTTTGCAACAGCGGTCACTATTATAGTTGTTGCTGTACCTGAAGGGTTGCCCTTGGCTGTTACGTTGAGTCTTGCATTTGCaatgaaaaaattaatgaaTGATAAAGCACTTGTTAGACATCTTTCCGCATGTGAAACAATGGGATCTGCTGGTACCATCTGCACAGATAAAACTGGAACTTTGACAACTAACCATATGGTCGTTGATAAAATATGGATAGCTGAGGTTTCAAAGTCAGTTACCGGTAACAATAATTTTGAAGATCTTAGTTCCATGGTTCCTTCAGGCACCAGGAGTCTGCTTTTACAGGGCATATTTGAGAATACTAGCGCTGAGGTGgtcaaagaaaaagatggtAAACAAACTGTCTTAGGAACTCCAACAGAAAGAGCAATATTAGAATTTGGCTTGAGTTTGGAAGGGGATTGTGATGCTGAGTATACGACCTGCACCAAGGTTAAGGTTGAGCCTTTCAATTCGGTCAAGAAGAAGATGGCAGTGCTGGTTTCATTACCCGGTGGTACCGCCAGATGGTTCTGCAAAGGTGCATCAGAAATTATATTGCAGATGTGCAGCATGGTGATTGATAGTGATGGAAATGTTATTCCCTTATCGGAAGCTAAGAGAAAGAACATCTTAGATACTATCAACTCTTTTGCTTCAGACGCTCTAAGGACATTGTGCCTGGCATATAAGGAAGTGGATGGTGTTGACGAGGATGCGGATAGTCCAACAAGTGGTTTTACTCTATTAGCCATTTTTGGTATCAAGGATCCTGTGCGCCCTGGAGTTGAGGATGCTGTTAAGACCTGTATGTCTGCTGGTATCAATGTGAGAATGGTAACGGGTGATAATATCAATACAGCTAAAGCTATAGCCAAAGAGTGTGGAATATTGACTGACGGTGGCATAGCAATAGAAGGACCAGAATTCCATAGCAAGAGCCCAGAAGAGATGAGGAACTTAATACCTAACATTCAG GTCATGGCCCGTTCTTTACCACTGGATAAACACATGCTCGTGACAAACTTGAGAGGTATGTTTGATGAGGTGGTTTCTGTGACAGGTGATGGTACAAATGATGCTCCTGCATTACACGAAGCAGATATTGGGCTTGCAATGGGCATTGCAGGAACAGAG GTTGCCAAGGAGAGTGCAGATGTCATAGTACTTGATGACAATTTCACAACTATAATAAACGTCGCAAGATGGGGTCGTGCAGTTTACATTAACATCCAAAAGTTTGTGCAGTTTCAGTTGACTGTCAATATTGTTGCTTTAGTCATCAATTTTGTCTCAGCATGCATCACTG GAAGTGCTCCTCTCACTGCTGTGCAGCTGTTGTGGGTCAATATGATTATGGATACATTGGGAGCTTTAGCATTAGCAACTGAGCCTCCAAATGATGAAATGATGAAGAGGCCACCTGtccggagaggggaaagtttCATTACCAAGGTCATGTGGAGAAATATCATGGGCCAAAGTTTATATCAGTTATTTGTACTTGGAGCTCTCATGTTTGGTGGGGAAAGGCTTCTGAACATCAAGGGTGCAGATTCCAAATCCATCATAAATACACTAATATTCAACTCTTTCGTCTTTTGTCAG GTATTCAATGAAATAAACAGCAGAGAAATGCAGAAGATCAACATTTTCCGTGGCATCATCAGCAACTGGATCTTCATGGCAGTCATAGCTGCGACTGTAGCATTTCAAGTGGTGATTATAGAGTTTCTTGGCACTTTTGCCAGCACTGTTCCACTCAATTGGCAGCATTGGCTGCTAAGCGTCGGCCTTGGGTCCATCAGTCTGATTGTTGGTGTCATCTTGAAGTGCATACCCGTTGGGTCAAGTGAAAATTCTGCAACTCCAAATGGCTACAGGCGACTTGCCAGTGGTCCTGATGACATATAG
- the LOC102719923 gene encoding NAC domain-containing protein 68-like has product MADVNVPSGYRFSPTPVELIRDYLNPWIVGRPIEELRDIVRRGDVYGSDPAKLTEEHKEYGHGGNWYFLSIAKWKGRRGAGGRGRTNRCVVGGGTWHHSQRRRAIIGYGERQVFEYRSADKKKTDWLMEEIESNLPAATTDEGLMVICKLYLTPRTKADEEEEEEEEERQETHDVVVGSKKPRRENHHGFPQEATSYDAPATLQLEAGCSNAGAGGETSQATAAMMDYCPTMMHTSDDSSIALYGHIDINAEGDLVYLDYSDGGIDTRPAMPSAMQSSDGAMTCFAPNPMHDSHGVASRDQEAIQEGEMPLATQSSDGAMTCFAPMQGQEDNAATDEEFWNGLLDGIGTDDPNPNGGGELG; this is encoded by the coding sequence ATGGCCGACGTGAATGTGCCCTCGGGATACCGCTTCTCGCCGACTCCAGTGGAGCTCATCAGAGACTACCTCAATCCCTGGATCGTCGGCCGGCCGATCGAGGAGCTCAGAGACATCGTCCGCCGAGGCGACGTCTACGGCTCCGACCCCGCGAAGCTAACGGAGGAGCACAAGGAGTACGGCCACGGCGGCAACTGGTACTTCCTCAGCATCGCCAAGTGGAAGGGCCGCaggggcgccggcggccgcggccggacCAACCGATGCGTCGTGGGCGGCGGCACCTGGCACCACTCGCAGCGCCGCCGGGCCATCATAGGCTACGGCGAGCGGCAGGTGTTCGAGTACCGCTCCGCCGACAAGAAGAAGACGGATTGGCTCATGGAGGAGATAGAGAGCAATCTGCCGGCGGCCACCACCGACGAGGGCCTCATGGTCATCTGCAAGTTGTACCTCACGCCGAGGACAaaggccgacgaggaggaggaggaggaggaggaggagcgccaAGAAACCCACGACGTGGTCGTCGGGTCCAAGAAACCCCGTCGGGAGAATCACCATGGGTTCCCGCAAGAAGCCACAAGCTACGACGCACCGGCGACGCTGCAGCTCGAGGCCGGATGCTcgaacgccggcgccggcggcgagacgtCCCAAGCGACCGCCGCCATGATGGACTATTGCCCGACGATGATGCACACGTCAGATGACTCGAGCATTGCCCTCTACGGGCACATCGACATCAACGCAGAGGGGGATCTGGTTTACCTCGACTACAGCGACGGTGGCATCGACACACGGCCAGCGATGCCGTCGGCAATGCAGAGCAGCGACGGGGCGATGACTTGCTTCGCGCCAAATCCGATGCACGACAGCCACGGTGTCGCCTCTCGTGATCAGGAGGCGATACAAGAGGGAGAGATGCCATTGGCAACGCAGAGCAGTGACGGAGCAATGACTTGCTTCGCTCCAATGCAAGGCCAAGAAGACAACGCTGCGACGGATGAGGAATTCTGGAATGGTTTGCTCGACGGCATTGGCACTGATGATCCCAATCCCAATGGAGGTGGAGAATTGGGGTAG